One genomic window of Acidobacteriota bacterium includes the following:
- a CDS encoding cyanophycinase encodes MRRRFVMVIAAALVLAASYTGRISGQDAPEYGPPKGTLVIVGGGSLEGTGIYEKFIQLAGGPNGSFVIVPTAGGNKNPDGTIREYKEEQVVAGWLKRGVKNVKMLHTHDPKVADTEEFAKILRTANAVWFDGGRQWNIVDSYMNTLTYKEFHKVLERGGVIGGSSAGATIQGDYLVRGAVAGAQIMMTPEKEHEHGFAFLRKSAIDQHINTRIRWDDLIQVIQKMPNLLGIGLSEGTAIIVTGDTFEVAGKWKVAIHDNTRLYQPWEKPYYVLSVGDVYNMKTRKIVKLGTGAAPARGGAPGGF; translated from the coding sequence ATGCGCAGACGATTCGTGATGGTGATCGCGGCCGCACTCGTTCTGGCCGCCAGTTATACCGGCCGCATCAGCGGCCAGGACGCGCCCGAATACGGCCCACCCAAAGGCACGCTGGTCATTGTCGGCGGCGGATCTCTGGAGGGCACCGGCATCTACGAGAAGTTCATCCAGCTCGCCGGTGGCCCCAACGGCTCGTTTGTCATCGTGCCCACCGCCGGCGGCAACAAGAACCCGGACGGCACGATCAGGGAATACAAGGAAGAACAGGTCGTCGCCGGCTGGCTCAAGCGTGGCGTGAAGAACGTCAAGATGCTCCACACCCACGATCCCAAGGTGGCCGACACCGAGGAGTTCGCGAAGATCCTGCGGACGGCCAACGCGGTGTGGTTTGATGGCGGCCGCCAATGGAACATCGTCGACTCCTACATGAACACGCTGACATACAAGGAATTCCACAAGGTCCTCGAGCGCGGTGGCGTGATCGGGGGCAGTTCGGCCGGCGCGACGATCCAGGGCGACTACCTGGTGCGCGGCGCCGTGGCCGGTGCGCAGATCATGATGACGCCGGAAAAGGAGCACGAACACGGGTTCGCCTTCCTGCGCAAATCCGCGATCGACCAGCACATCAACACGCGTATCCGGTGGGACGACCTCATCCAGGTGATCCAGAAGATGCCGAACCTGCTCGGGATCGGCCTCTCGGAAGGGACCGCGATCATCGTCACTGGCGACACGTTCGAGGTGGCAGGCAAGTGGAAGGTGGCCATCCACGACAACACGCGCCTGTATCAGCCGTGGGAGAAGCCGTACTACGTGCTGTCGGTGGGCGACGTCTACAACATGAAGACGCGAAAGATCGTGAAGCTTGGGACGGGCGCGGCGCCAGCACGCGGGGGTGCGCCTGGGGGATTCTAG